One genomic segment of Pseudomonas sp. p1(2021b) includes these proteins:
- a CDS encoding tryptophan synthase subunit beta, translated as MFYVQRDAAGQLQRVEAAPYAEYTEILPADHAEIQEWFADDVVENSLRQLKQSDLDMIRVLEDLIEVLTTKGVISITDLPAGAQAKLLNRSSARKALGSLTNLIEEDEEGGLI; from the coding sequence ATGTTCTACGTGCAACGCGACGCCGCGGGCCAGCTGCAGCGAGTAGAAGCCGCGCCCTACGCCGAGTACACCGAAATACTCCCGGCCGACCATGCCGAAATCCAGGAATGGTTCGCCGACGATGTGGTGGAAAACAGCCTGCGTCAGCTCAAGCAGAGCGACCTGGACATGATCCGCGTATTGGAAGACCTGATCGAAGTGTTGACCACCAAGGGCGTTATCAGCATCACCGACCTGCCCGCTGGCGCCCAGGCCAAGCTGCTCAATCGCTCTTCGGCGCGCAAGGCATTGGGCAGCTTGACCAACCTGATCGAGGAAGACGAGGAAGGTGGGTTGATCTGA
- a CDS encoding retention module-containing protein — protein MSSVVAIVKSIVGQVIAESPEGVRRVLVEGDRLFAGEQVLTGPGGAVTLELADGRLLDLGRDTQWSADTPDSTADLSQATAQAAPSVEELQQAIAAGLDPTTELEAPAAGPASAGGNGALGGGHSFVMLEETAGAVDPTIGFPTDPLGFAIAQANEEIGGLDPNGTTTNNIIPVATGLTLTATPSITEAGGVIVYTATVGQPPLTNLTVTLSNGAVIVIPAGQTSASVNVTIAPNDTVYVDGGEISASITGTSGGNGLVVTPDTRPAVTEVTDTIDNTTATLTATPSVSEGGVITYTVTLSNPAQTPVTVTLSNGQTITIKAGETTGTVDFQTPANDVYNNGSTVSTTITGATGGNFEQLTPNPAPAETVITDSVDITSVTLTATPGITEGGVITYTATLSNPAQTPVTVTLSNGQTITIKAGETTGTVDFQTPANDVYNNGSTVSTTITGASGGNFEQLTPNPAPAETVITDSVDTTSVTLTATPGITEGGVITYTATLSNPAQTPVTVTLSNGQTITIKAGETTGTVNFQTPANDVYNNGSTVSTTITGATGGNFEQLTPNPAPAETVITDSIDTTSVILTATPGITEGGVITYTATLSNPAQTPVTVTLSNGQTITIKAGETTGTVDFQTPANDVFVNGSTVSTTITGASGGNFEKLTTNTTPAETQIKDSIDTVTVSITGNGDVTEAQQPAFTVKVSQKLDHDLTVTLSNGDKVVIKAGETEIEYKLDAQGDDVFTDPGKVTLGVTDASVDGKQFEDLQLGGEASVTITDTVSEVTATLSVDKSSVTEGGEITYTVTLSNGQKLPVNGHGGLVFTLTDGTKVSIPAGSASGSITVKAPDDVFTGGQPTITNKLESVEGGEKFEKLTLGENSVSTEITDEPGSGTNTGNEGDKFEVTIVSKGDVTEDQLPTFTIRISEKLEHDVTVTLSNNQQVVIQAGKTEVDYSLPAQGDDVFKDADEVSLGVTDATVAGKQFENLQLGDDATVKITDTESEVVATLTVDKTSVTEGGEITYTVTLSNGQKLPVTGHNGLQFTLSDGTKVSIPAGSASGSITVKAPDDVFTGGQPTITNKLESVEGGEKFEKLTLDDQAVSTKITDEPGSGTGTGTGNEGDKFEVTIVSKGDVTEDQQPSFTIRISEKLEHDVTVTLSNNQQVVIQAGKTEVDYLLPAQGDDVFKDADEVSLGVTDATVAGKQFENLQLGDDATVKITDTESEVVATLTVDKTSVTEGGEITYTVTLSNGQKLPVTGHNGLQFTLSDGTKVSIPAGSASGSITVKAPDDVFTGGQPTITNKLESVEGGEKFEKLTLDDQAVSTKITDEPGSGTGTGTGNEGDKFEVTIVSKGDVTEDQQPSFTIRISEKLEHDVTVTLSNNQQVVIQAGKTEVDYLLPAQGDDVFKDADEVSLGVTDATVAGKQFENLQLGDDATVKITDTESEVVATLTVDKTSVTEGGEITYTVTLSNGQKLPVTGHNGLQFTLSDGTKVSIPAGSASGSITVKAPDDVFTGGQPTITNKLESVEGGEKFEKLTLGENSVSTEITDEPGSGTNTGNEGDKFEVTIVSKGDVTEDQQPTFTIRISEKLEHDVTVTLSNNQQVVIQAGKTEVDYSLPAQGDDVFKDADEVSLGVTDATVAGKQFENLQLGDKATVNITDTISEVKATLSVDKSTVAEGGEITYTVTLSNGQKLPVNGHGGLVFTLTDGTKVSIPAGSASGSITVKAPDDVFTGGQPTITNKLESVEGSEKFEKLTLGENSVSTEITDEPGSGTGTGTGNEGDKFEVTIVSKGDVTEDQQPTFTIRISEKLEHDVTVTLSNNQQVVIQAGKTEVDYSLPAQGDDVFKDAGKVSLGVTDATVAGKQFENLQLGDDATVKITDTESEVVATLTVDKTSVTEGGEITYTVTLSNGQKLPVNGHGGLVFTLTDGTKVSVPAGSASGSITVKAPDDVFTGGQPTITNKLESVEGGDKFEKLTLDDQSVSTDITDEPGSGTNTGNEGDKFEVTIVSKGDVTEDQQPTFTIRISEKLEHDVTVTLSNNQQVVIQAGKTEVDYSLPAQGDDVFKDADEVSLGVTDATVAGKQFENLQLGDDATVKITDTESEVVATLTVDKTSVTEGGEITYTVTLSNGQKLPVNGHGGLVFTLTDGTKITIPAGSASGSLTITTKDDPYVGGQASLVNKLVSVEGGANFEKLSLDGTTLTTTVTDEPSGQGDLTTIGISGDRSVIEGDTAHYNLTLSNPAKSEVTVTLSYSGTATDGVDFQGVVTVKVPVNSTGTSFDIRTIDDRFAEGAEHFVVKIDKVSGGGFENLQVDANNASVTTTIIDNDHVPVSTGGAVTGVEDLGYTFGWSDFNVSDADGNTELGVTISQLPGQGSLKFFDGSNWVDVKVNQTISQQDIDAGHLKFVPKANESGVDGYGGTGVGNQQADYAHIKYKPNDGTNIGGEVTLKVDITPVADKPTLEIGSNTIDSIGLTKETWNSLKGLGTGGNGITGKALQDVFANSGQASKSETTSNVQSVSDVTPGTGTKVSGLIYLEAGQTYTFSGTADDSMVINIGGTNVVEATWGAGGKVSGSFTPPKSGYYTLEMLHANQAGPGSYDVNIRVGTGPVTDLNSGAVPMFPNVDALVNAGVSVSELHGDGGRGYYDGFKLNESAENGTVKLVGISTQLTDTDGSESLNVKLGGIPQGSVLSDGAGHSVTVGKTEVDVTGWNLNGLTIKPPAYYQGQFDVKVTSTSTESVGGSKAVSEGSIKVTVYPDIYNTSNLTVDNDSVTGTTGNDIVVADVNGLHVVPGQDYNLAFIVDTSGSMGSSGVTTARNSLKSVFETLANSVKGAQSGTVNVLLVDFSTQVNTTISVNLANKNALADLNTALDKLRATGNTNYEDAFKTTANWFHELMAAGSTGSRQTFFITDGKPNYYQSGERPNPTFGYSGYKLDEVLDGYKIGTVVDREMLGSNTRYSIDKNGYLTVEYKSDGRWWTDSNATGQLHAQGDGTYELAEVTAGRWQSTVDQNSQQGFEKLSEVSTVEAIGLNKGVNANDLKPYDSDGKPQTNIDPSKLAEAILGHTEAAAPGNDTVNGGDGHDIIFGDLISFDAIPGNGVEAMQAYVAGKLGTTADQVDGRVLHQYITEHVSEFDISGSNDGSDTLLGGDGNDILFGQGGNDFLDGGKGNDILLGGTGNDTLIGGQGNDVLVGGGGADIFMWKAGDTGHDVIKDFNRDQGDRLDLRDLLQGEKASTIDDYLKITTVGGDSTLQISSQGKLNEAGGLANADVTIKLEGVNWSNTTINSLISGGDPTIKIDNSNS, from the coding sequence ATGAGCAGTGTTGTTGCTATCGTCAAAAGCATTGTTGGCCAAGTCATCGCAGAATCCCCTGAAGGTGTCCGCCGTGTACTGGTCGAAGGCGACCGCCTGTTCGCCGGCGAGCAGGTGCTGACCGGCCCGGGCGGTGCTGTCACCCTGGAGTTGGCTGATGGCCGCCTGCTCGATTTGGGCCGCGACACCCAATGGAGCGCCGACACGCCCGACAGCACTGCCGACCTGAGCCAGGCGACCGCCCAGGCGGCCCCCTCCGTGGAAGAACTGCAACAGGCCATTGCCGCAGGCCTCGACCCGACCACCGAACTGGAAGCGCCGGCAGCCGGCCCGGCCTCGGCGGGTGGCAACGGCGCCCTGGGGGGCGGCCATAGCTTCGTGATGCTCGAGGAGACTGCGGGTGCCGTGGACCCGACCATCGGCTTCCCGACCGATCCGCTGGGCTTTGCCATCGCGCAAGCCAACGAGGAAATCGGCGGGCTCGACCCCAACGGCACGACGACCAACAACATCATCCCCGTCGCCACTGGGCTGACCCTGACCGCCACCCCTTCGATCACCGAAGCAGGTGGCGTAATCGTCTACACCGCTACTGTGGGCCAGCCGCCACTGACCAACCTGACCGTGACCCTGTCCAACGGCGCTGTCATCGTAATTCCGGCTGGCCAAACCAGCGCCAGCGTCAATGTCACCATCGCGCCCAATGACACGGTGTATGTCGACGGCGGCGAAATCTCCGCCTCCATCACCGGCACCAGCGGTGGCAATGGCTTGGTCGTCACCCCCGACACGCGCCCGGCGGTGACCGAAGTCACCGACACCATCGACAACACCACCGCCACGCTGACCGCAACGCCGAGCGTGAGCGAAGGCGGTGTGATCACTTATACCGTGACCCTGAGCAACCCGGCGCAGACACCGGTCACCGTGACCCTGTCCAATGGCCAGACCATCACCATCAAGGCTGGCGAAACCACCGGTACCGTGGACTTCCAGACCCCGGCCAATGACGTCTACAACAATGGCAGCACCGTCAGCACCACCATTACCGGCGCCACCGGCGGCAACTTCGAGCAGCTGACACCGAACCCGGCACCTGCCGAAACCGTCATCACCGACTCGGTCGACATCACCAGTGTCACCCTGACCGCGACGCCAGGCATTACCGAAGGGGGCGTGATCACCTACACCGCCACCCTGAGCAACCCGGCGCAGACACCGGTCACCGTGACCTTGTCCAATGGCCAGACCATCACCATCAAGGCTGGCGAAACCACCGGTACCGTGGACTTCCAGACCCCGGCCAATGACGTCTACAACAATGGCAGCACCGTCAGCACCACCATTACAGGCGCGAGCGGTGGCAACTTCGAGCAGCTGACGCCGAACCCGGCGCCTGCCGAAACCGTCATCACCGATTCGGTCGACACTACCAGCGTCACCCTGACCGCGACGCCAGGCATTACCGAAGGGGGCGTGATCACCTACACCGCCACCCTGAGCAACCCGGCACAGACACCGGTCACCGTGACCTTGTCCAATGGCCAGACCATCACCATCAAGGCCGGCGAAACCACCGGCACCGTGAACTTCCAGACACCGGCCAATGACGTCTACAACAACGGCAGCACCGTCAGCACCACCATTACCGGCGCCACCGGCGGCAACTTCGAGCAGCTGACGCCGAACCCGGCACCTGCCGAAACCGTCATCACCGACTCGATCGACACCACCAGCGTCATCCTGACCGCGACGCCAGGTATCACCGAAGGGGGCGTGATTACCTACACCGCCACCCTGAGCAACCCAGCGCAAACGCCAGTCACCGTGACCCTGTCCAATGGCCAGACCATCACCATCAAGGCTGGCGAGACCACCGGTACCGTAGACTTCCAGACCCCGGCCAATGATGTCTTCGTCAATGGCAGCACTGTCAGCACGACCATTACAGGCGCGAGCGGTGGCAACTTCGAGAAGCTGACGACCAACACTACACCTGCCGAGACCCAGATCAAGGACAGTATCGACACGGTGACGGTCAGCATCACTGGCAACGGCGATGTAACCGAGGCCCAACAGCCGGCCTTCACTGTCAAGGTCAGCCAGAAGCTGGATCACGACCTGACCGTCACGTTGAGCAATGGGGACAAAGTGGTCATCAAGGCTGGCGAGACCGAGATCGAGTACAAGCTCGACGCCCAGGGCGACGACGTATTCACCGATCCGGGCAAGGTAACATTGGGCGTTACCGATGCCAGCGTTGATGGCAAGCAGTTCGAAGACCTGCAACTGGGTGGCGAAGCGAGCGTTACGATCACCGATACAGTCAGCGAAGTGACGGCCACGTTGTCTGTGGATAAATCGAGCGTTACGGAAGGTGGTGAGATTACCTATACCGTGACCCTGAGCAATGGCCAGAAACTGCCGGTCAACGGCCATGGTGGCCTGGTCTTCACTCTGACCGACGGCACCAAGGTTTCTATCCCCGCCGGCAGCGCCAGCGGCTCTATCACCGTCAAAGCGCCGGACGATGTATTCACCGGCGGCCAACCGACCATTACCAACAAGCTTGAGTCGGTAGAGGGCGGTGAGAAGTTCGAGAAACTGACTTTGGGTGAGAATTCTGTTTCGACGGAAATCACCGATGAACCAGGTTCGGGCACCAATACCGGCAACGAAGGCGACAAGTTCGAAGTCACCATCGTCAGCAAAGGTGATGTCACCGAAGATCAGCTGCCGACCTTCACCATCCGGATCAGTGAAAAGCTCGAGCACGATGTCACCGTCACGCTGAGCAACAACCAGCAGGTCGTCATTCAAGCGGGTAAAACGGAAGTCGATTATTCGTTGCCGGCTCAGGGCGATGATGTATTCAAAGACGCAGATGAAGTTTCGCTGGGCGTGACCGATGCGACCGTCGCCGGCAAGCAATTCGAGAATCTGCAACTGGGCGATGACGCCACGGTCAAAATTACCGACACCGAAAGCGAAGTCGTTGCAACCCTCACCGTCGATAAGACCAGCGTCACCGAGGGCGGCGAGATTACCTATACCGTCACGCTGAGCAACGGCCAGAAATTGCCGGTGACAGGCCATAACGGTCTTCAATTCACCCTGTCGGACGGCACCAAGGTTTCTATTCCCGCCGGCAGCGCCAGCGGCTCTATTACTGTCAAAGCACCGGACGACGTATTCACCGGCGGCCAGCCGACCATCACCAACAAGCTTGAGTCGGTAGAGGGCGGTGAGAAGTTCGAGAAACTGACCCTCGACGATCAAGCCGTTTCGACGAAAATCACCGATGAGCCAGGCTCGGGCACGGGTACTGGCACCGGCAACGAAGGCGACAAATTCGAAGTCACCATCGTCAGCAAAGGGGATGTCACCGAAGACCAGCAGCCGTCCTTCACCATCCGGATCAGCGAAAAGCTTGAGCATGATGTCACCGTCACGCTGAGCAACAATCAACAGGTTGTTATCCAAGCCGGCAAAACCGAAGTCGATTACTTGCTGCCGGCCCAAGGTGATGATGTATTCAAAGACGCAGATGAAGTTTCGCTGGGCGTGACCGATGCGACCGTCGCCGGCAAGCAATTCGAGAATCTGCAACTGGGCGATGACGCCACGGTCAAAATTACCGACACCGAAAGCGAAGTCGTTGCAACCCTCACCGTCGATAAGACCAGCGTCACCGAGGGCGGCGAGATTACCTATACCGTCACGCTGAGCAACGGCCAGAAATTGCCGGTGACAGGCCATAACGGTCTTCAATTCACCCTGTCGGACGGCACCAAGGTTTCTATTCCCGCCGGCAGCGCCAGCGGCTCTATTACTGTCAAAGCACCGGACGACGTATTCACCGGCGGCCAGCCGACCATCACCAACAAGCTTGAGTCGGTAGAGGGCGGTGAGAAGTTCGAGAAACTGACCCTCGACGATCAAGCCGTTTCGACGAAAATCACCGATGAGCCAGGCTCGGGCACGGGTACTGGCACCGGCAACGAAGGCGACAAATTCGAAGTCACCATCGTCAGCAAAGGGGATGTCACCGAAGACCAGCAGCCGTCCTTCACCATCCGGATCAGCGAAAAGCTTGAGCATGATGTCACCGTCACGCTGAGCAACAATCAACAGGTTGTTATCCAAGCCGGCAAAACCGAAGTCGATTACTTGCTGCCGGCCCAAGGTGATGATGTATTCAAAGACGCAGATGAAGTTTCGCTGGGCGTGACCGATGCGACCGTCGCCGGCAAGCAATTCGAGAATCTGCAACTGGGCGATGACGCCACGGTCAAAATTACCGACACCGAAAGCGAAGTCGTTGCAACCCTCACCGTCGATAAGACCAGCGTCACCGAGGGCGGCGAGATTACCTATACCGTCACGCTGAGCAACGGCCAGAAATTGCCGGTGACAGGCCATAACGGTCTTCAATTCACCCTGTCGGACGGCACCAAGGTTTCTATCCCCGCCGGCAGCGCCAGCGGCTCCATTACTGTTAAAGCGCCGGATGACGTATTCACCGGCGGCCAGCCGACCATTACCAACAAGCTTGAGTCGGTAGAGGGCGGTGAGAAGTTCGAGAAACTGACTTTGGGTGAGAATTCTGTTTCGACGGAAATCACCGATGAGCCAGGTTCGGGCACCAATACCGGCAACGAAGGCGATAAGTTTGAAGTCACTATCGTCAGCAAGGGTGATGTGACCGAGGACCAGCAGCCGACCTTCACCATTCGGATCAGCGAAAAACTCGAGCACGATGTCACCGTCACGCTTAGCAACAACCAACAGGTTGTTATCCAAGCCGGCAAAACCGAAGTCGATTATTCGTTGCCGGCCCAGGGCGATGACGTATTCAAGGACGCAGATGAAGTTTCGCTGGGCGTGACCGATGCGACCGTTGCCGGTAAGCAGTTCGAAAACCTGCAACTGGGCGACAAGGCCACCGTCAACATCACCGACACGATCAGCGAAGTGAAAGCCACGCTGTCTGTGGATAAATCTACTGTCGCCGAAGGCGGTGAAATTACTTACACCGTCACGCTGAGCAATGGCCAGAAACTACCGGTCAACGGCCACGGTGGCCTGGTCTTCACTCTGACCGATGGCACCAAGGTTTCTATCCCCGCCGGCAGCGCCAGCGGCTCTATCACCGTCAAAGCGCCGGACGACGTATTCACCGGTGGCCAGCCGACCATCACCAACAAGCTTGAATCGGTAGAGGGCAGTGAGAAGTTCGAGAAACTGACTTTGGGTGAGAATTCTGTTTCGACGGAAATCACCGATGAACCAGGTTCGGGCACAGGTACTGGCACCGGCAACGAGGGCGACAAGTTCGAAGTCACCATCGTCAGCAAGGGTGACGTCACCGAAGATCAGCAGCCGACCTTCACCATCCGGATCAGCGAAAAGCTCGAGCACGATGTAACGGTCACGCTGAGCAACAACCAGCAGGTCGTCATTCAAGCGGGTAAAACGGAGGTCGATTATTCGTTGCCGGCCCAAGGTGATGATGTATTCAAAGACGCAGGTAAAGTTTCGCTGGGCGTGACCGATGCGACCGTCGCCGGCAAGCAATTCGAGAATCTGCAACTGGGCGATGACGCCACGGTCAAAATTACCGATACCGAAAGCGAAGTCGTTGCAACCCTCACCGTCGATAAGACCAGCGTCACCGAAGGCGGCGAGATTACCTATACCGTCACCCTGAGCAATGGCCAGAAACTGCCGGTCAACGGCCATGGTGGCCTGGTCTTCACTCTGACCGACGGCACCAAGGTTTCTGTCCCCGCCGGCAGCGCCAGCGGCTCTATTACCGTCAAAGCACCGGATGACGTGTTCACCGGTGGGCAGCCGACCATTACCAACAAGCTTGAATCGGTAGAAGGTGGCGACAAGTTCGAGAAGCTGACCCTCGACGATCAATCCGTCTCGACTGACATCACCGATGAGCCAGGTTCGGGCACCAATACCGGCAACGAAGGCGATAAGTTTGAAGTCACTATCGTCAGCAAGGGTGATGTGACCGAGGACCAGCAGCCGACCTTCACCATTCGGATCAGCGAAAAGCTCGAGCACGATGTCACCGTCACGCTGAGCAACAACCAGCAGGTCGTCATTCAAGCGGGTAAAACGGAAGTCGATTATTCGTTGCCGGCTCAGGGCGATGACGTATTCAAGGACGCAGATGAAGTTTCGCTGGGCGTGACCGATGCGACCGTTGCCGGTAAGCAGTTCGAGAATCTGCAACTGGGCGATGACGCCACGGTCAAGATTACCGATACCGAAAGCGAAGTCGTTGCAACCCTCACCGTCGATAAGACCAGCGTCACCGAGGGCGGCGAGATTACCTATACCGTCACCCTGAGCAATGGCCAGAAACTACCGGTCAACGGCCACGGTGGCCTGGTCTTCACTCTGACCGATGGCACCAAGATCACCATCCCGGCCGGTAGCGCCAGCGGGTCCCTGACCATCACCACCAAGGACGACCCCTACGTCGGCGGGCAAGCGAGCCTGGTGAACAAACTCGTATCGGTCGAGGGCGGCGCCAACTTCGAGAAATTGAGCCTCGACGGCACCACGCTGACCACTACCGTGACCGATGAGCCAAGCGGCCAGGGCGACCTGACCACGATTGGTATCAGCGGCGACAGGTCGGTTATCGAAGGCGATACCGCTCATTACAATCTGACCCTGAGCAACCCAGCCAAGAGCGAAGTCACGGTTACCCTGTCCTACAGCGGTACCGCCACCGACGGCGTGGACTTCCAAGGTGTCGTCACGGTGAAGGTCCCGGTCAACAGCACCGGGACCAGCTTCGACATCCGGACCATCGATGACCGCTTCGCCGAAGGTGCCGAGCACTTCGTGGTGAAGATCGACAAGGTCAGCGGCGGCGGTTTCGAAAACCTGCAAGTCGATGCGAACAATGCCAGCGTCACCACCACCATCATCGACAATGACCATGTGCCGGTGTCCACTGGCGGCGCCGTCACCGGTGTGGAAGACCTCGGCTATACCTTCGGTTGGAGCGACTTCAATGTCTCCGATGCCGATGGCAATACCGAGCTGGGTGTAACCATCAGCCAGCTGCCGGGCCAGGGAAGCCTGAAGTTCTTCGATGGCAGCAATTGGGTCGACGTCAAGGTCAACCAGACCATCAGCCAGCAGGACATCGATGCTGGCCACCTCAAATTCGTGCCGAAGGCCAACGAGTCGGGTGTCGATGGCTACGGTGGCACGGGTGTCGGCAACCAGCAGGCCGACTACGCCCACATCAAGTACAAACCGAACGATGGCACCAATATCGGTGGCGAAGTCACCCTGAAGGTGGACATCACCCCCGTAGCCGACAAACCGACCCTGGAGATCGGCAGCAACACCATCGACTCCATCGGCCTGACCAAAGAAACCTGGAACAGCCTAAAAGGCCTGGGTACCGGCGGCAATGGCATCACCGGCAAGGCGTTGCAGGATGTGTTCGCCAACTCCGGCCAGGCCAGCAAGTCAGAAACGACCAGCAATGTGCAGTCCGTGAGCGACGTGACGCCTGGCACCGGCACCAAGGTTTCCGGCCTGATCTACCTGGAGGCCGGCCAGACCTATACCTTCAGCGGCACAGCCGATGACAGCATGGTCATCAATATCGGCGGCACCAATGTGGTGGAGGCTACCTGGGGTGCGGGTGGCAAGGTCTCGGGCAGTTTCACTCCGCCCAAGAGCGGCTACTACACACTGGAAATGCTTCATGCCAACCAGGCAGGTCCCGGTAGTTACGACGTCAACATCCGAGTCGGCACCGGGCCGGTGACAGACCTCAACAGCGGCGCCGTCCCGATGTTCCCGAACGTGGATGCTCTGGTGAATGCAGGCGTCAGCGTCTCCGAGCTGCATGGCGATGGTGGCAGGGGTTACTACGATGGCTTCAAGCTCAACGAAAGCGCCGAGAACGGCACGGTCAAGCTGGTAGGGATTTCCACCCAGCTGACCGATACCGATGGCTCCGAGTCGCTGAACGTCAAGCTGGGCGGCATCCCGCAAGGCTCTGTGCTCAGCGACGGCGCCGGCCACAGCGTGACCGTGGGCAAGACCGAGGTCGACGTGACGGGCTGGAACCTCAACGGTCTGACCATCAAGCCACCTGCGTATTACCAGGGCCAGTTCGATGTGAAGGTCACCTCGACGTCCACCGAAAGCGTCGGCGGCAGCAAGGCCGTCAGCGAAGGCTCGATCAAGGTCACGGTGTATCCGGATATCTACAACACCAGCAACCTCACGGTGGACAACGACAGCGTTACCGGCACCACCGGGAATGACATCGTGGTTGCCGACGTCAATGGCCTGCATGTAGTACCGGGCCAGGACTACAACCTGGCGTTCATCGTCGATACCTCCGGCAGCATGGGCTCATCTGGCGTGACCACAGCACGCAATTCGCTGAAATCGGTTTTCGAGACGCTGGCCAACAGCGTCAAGGGCGCGCAGTCCGGCACCGTGAATGTCCTGCTGGTGGACTTCTCCACTCAGGTCAACACGACCATTTCGGTGAACCTCGCCAACAAAAATGCCCTGGCGGACCTCAATACCGCGCTGGACAAGCTGCGCGCTACCGGCAACACCAACTACGAAGATGCGTTCAAGACCACCGCAAACTGGTTCCATGAGTTGATGGCAGCAGGCAGCACCGGCAGTCGCCAGACATTCTTCATCACCGATGGCAAGCCCAACTACTATCAAAGTGGTGAGCGCCCCAATCCAACCTTCGGTTATTCAGGCTACAAATTGGATGAGGTGCTGGACGGCTACAAGATTGGCACCGTCGTGGACCGGGAAATGCTTGGCAGCAATACCCGTTACAGCATCGACAAGAACGGGTACCTGACCGTTGAATACAAAAGCGATGGCAGGTGGTGGACCGACTCCAATGCCACAGGACAATTGCATGCCCAAGGCGACGGAACCTACGAGCTTGCCGAAGTCACCGCGGGCCGCTGGCAATCAACCGTAGATCAGAATTCCCAGCAAGGCTTCGAGAAGCTGTCAGAGGTATCCACTGTCGAAGCCATCGGCCTGAACAAAGGCGTCAATGCCAACGACCTGAAGCCCTACGACAGCGACGGCAAGCCGCAAACCAACATCGACCCGAGCAAGCTGGCCGAAGCCATCCTGGGCCACACCGAAGCGGCCGCGCCAGGCAATGACACGGTCAACGGCGGCGATGGTCACGACATCATCTTCGGCGACCTGATCAGCTTCGATGCGATCCCGGGTAACGGCGTCGAGGCCATGCAGGCCTATGTGGCCGGCAAGCTGGGCACCACTGCCGACCAGGTCGACGGCCGTGTGCTGCACCAATACATCACCGAGCATGTCAGCGAGTTCGACATCTCGGGCAGCAACGATGGCAGCGACACCCTGCTTGGCGGCGACGGCAACGACATCCTCTTCGGCCAGGGTGGCAATGACTTCCTGGACGGTGGCAAAGGCAATGACATCCTGCTGGGAGGTACCGGAAATGACACGCTGATCGGCGGGCAAGGCAACGATGTACTGGTCGGCGGCGGCGGTGCCGATATCTTCATGTGGAAGGCCGGCGACACCGGCCACGACGTCATCAAGGACTTCAACAGGGACCAGGGCGATCGCCTCGACCTGCGCGACCTGTTGCAGGGCGAGAAGGCCAGCACCATCGATGACTACCTGAAGATCACCACGGTCGGCGGCGATTCGACCCTGCAGATCAGCAGCCAAGGCAAGCTCAACGAGGCCGGCGGCCTGGCCAACGCCGACGTGACCATCAAGCTCGAGGGCGTCAACTGGTCGAACACCACGATCAACTCGTTGATCAGCGGTGGCGACCCGACCATCAAGATCGACAATTCCAACAGCTGA